One part of the Vitis riparia cultivar Riparia Gloire de Montpellier isolate 1030 chromosome 6, EGFV_Vit.rip_1.0, whole genome shotgun sequence genome encodes these proteins:
- the LOC117916293 gene encoding UPF0481 protein At3g47200-like — MEYQDVVISESGEEEITETCEEVVQQIIQENKEEDEPAVHGDKNKISEEERKWQEERVRDMEYLWGEGSLEYSLNLIEHRLEERRSLRRVGQRWNSSVCIFRLPDTFLDINCKAQQPEIVSIGPYHRGKENLLEFEEHKWLFLERLLSRPGVFRMDLNQYLRKMRQMEKRARDCYSESVPMSTHDFVEMMLLDSCFVIELFRYIDRSRTDMFSTGNPIYGRPWLIPVLIRDLFKLENQLPLFVLESFFIASKSPEEYRSPRSFCKLALEVFALVSPGLVSPMLSDTITFHQDLKAKHLLDFLHSSLLPQTQVTNRKRQDEYHRSGQPGQSIQSVTQLRPSGIKFKSRKAESLLDIKYQKGVLEIPTITINDVTASVLINCVAWEECLEDDLKYFSHYVSFMNCLISQPRDVAVLCSDGIISRFSNDDQYVANLFKNLAKSKVFNNRDCYLWKEFKEIQAYYCSNWATMRRTYFSSPWSFILVFSAFFLIALTMIQTAMSVLSCQRQFG; from the coding sequence atggaGTACCAAGATGTTGTGATCAGTGAATCAGGGGAGGAGGAAATCACTGAAACCTGTGAAGAAGTTGTGCAGCAGATCATCCAAGAAAACAAGGAGGAAGACGAACCAGCAGTTCATGGAGACAAGAACAAAATctcagaagaagaaaggaaatggCAAGAGGAAAGAGTGAGGGACATGGAGTACCTTTGGGGTGAAGGCTCACTTGAATATTCCTTGAATCTTATTGAGCATCGCCTCGAGGAAAGGCGAAGCTTGCGAAGAGTGGGACAAAGATGGAACTCATCTGTTTGCATCTTTCGGCTCCCTGACACCTTCTTAGATATCAACTGCAAGGCCCAGCAACCTGAGATTGTATCGATAGGCCCATATCACCGGGGCAAAGAGAACTTGCTCGAGTTTGAAGAGCACAAGTGGTTGTTCCTTGAGCGGCTTCTTTCCCGTCCAGGAGTTTTTAGAATGGATTTAAACCAATATCTCAGGAAGATGAGGCAGATGGAAAAGCGCGCAAGAGACTGTTACTCAGAGTCTGTCCCCATGTCGACTCATGACTTTGTTGAAATGATGTTGCTTGATTCTTGCTTTGTCATTGAGCTCTTTCGCTACATTGACCGCAGTCGAACTGATATGTTCAGCACTGGTAATCCTATCTATGGAAGGCCATGGCTGATCCCAGTTCTCATCAGGGATCTCTTTAAGCTCGAGAACCAGCTTCCCCTTTTCGTTCTAGAATCGTTCTTTATAGCGTCCAAGAGTCCTGAAGAATACAGAAGCCCCCGTTCTTTCTGCAAGCTCGCCTTGGAAGTTTTTGCTCTAGTCTCGCCCGGTCTAGTGTCACCAATGTTGTCAGACACAATAACCTTTCACCAAGATTTGAAAGCCAAGCATTTACTCGACTTCCTTCACTCGAGTCTTCTTCCTCAAACCCAAGTCACAAATCGCAAAAGACAAGACGAATATCATCGATCAGGTCAGCCCGGTCAGTCAATACAAAGTGTAACACAACTCCGGCCATCAGGAATCAAGTTCAAGTCAAGGAAAGCTGAGAGCTTGTTAGACATAAAGTACCAGAAGGGGGTGCTAGAAATCCCCACCATAACCATTAATGACGTAACTGCCTCTGTCCTCATAAACTGTGTTGCCTGGGAAGAATGTCTGGAAGATGACCTCAAATACTTTTCCCACTACGTCTCTTTCATGAATTGTCTCATCAGCCAGCCCAGAGATGTTGCAGTTCTCTGCTCAGACGGAATTATCTCAAGATTTTCCAACGATGATCAATATGTGGCTAACTTGTTTAAAAATCTAGCGAAATCTAAGGTGTTCAACAATAGAGATTGCTATCTCTGGAAGGAATTCAAAGAGATACAGGCATATTATTGCAGCAACTGGGCAACAATGAGAAGAACTTATTTCAGCAGTCCATGGTCATTCATCTTGGTCTTCTCTGCATTCTTCCTCATTGCTCTGACCATGATACAGACTGCCATGTCTGTTTTGAGTTGCCAGCGCCAATTCGGTTAA
- the LOC117916294 gene encoding uncharacterized protein LOC117916294 — protein MSIGASLVGFHTSIRLVIAVDGTFLKAKYLGTLFIAACKDGNNQIYPLAFGIGDSENDASWEWFLQKLHDALGHIDDLFVISDRHGSIEKAVHKVFPHARHGIYTYHVGQNLKTKFKNPAIHKLFHDAAHVYRVSEFNFIFGQLEMIDPRAARYLMDIGVDRWARSYSTEKRYNIMTTGIVESLNVVLKNVRDLPVLQLVEELRNLLQKWFVTRQQQAMSMSTELTMWADGELHSRYNMSATYLVEPINSKECNVNYAGISAQILQHFMLHFVLQVFYY, from the exons atgtCGATTGGTGCATCTCTTGTTGGGTTTCACACATCAATAAGGCTTGTGATTGCAGTTGATGGGacatttttgaaagcaaagtaCTTAGGGACTTTATTTATTGCAGCGTGTAAAGATGGCAACAATCAAATATACCCTTTAGCCTTTGGGATTGGTGATTCAGAAAATGATGCCTCATGGGAGTGGTTTTTACAAAAACTGCATGATGCACTTGGAcacattgatgatttgtttgtgaTATCAGATCGACATGGTAGCATTGAGAAAGCAGTACATAAAGTATTTCCCCATGCGAGGCATGGCATCTACACTTATCACGTTGGacaaaatttgaagacaaaGTTCAAGAATCCTGCAATTCATAAGTTGTTCCATGATGCTGCCCATGTTTATCGTGTTTcagagtttaattttatatttgggcaATTAGAGATGATTGACCCAAGAGCAGCAAGATATTTGATGGATATAGGTGTTGATCGATGGGCACGTTCATATTCTACcgaaaaaagatataatatcatGACGACAGGGATCGTTGAAAGCCTTaatgttgtgttgaaaaatgtTAGAGATCTTCCAGTTTTGCAATTGGTTGAAGAATTGAGAAActtacttcaaaaatggtttgtgactcGTCAACAACAAGCAATGTCAATGTCAACTGAACTTACCATGTGGGCTGATGGAGAACTTCATTCGAGGTATAATATGTCAGCAACATATCTAGTGGAACCTATCAACTCCAAGGAGTGTAATGTTAACTATGCTGGCATTAGTGCTCAA ATTTTACAACATTTCATGTTACACTTTGTGCTCCAAGTATTTTACTACTAA
- the LOC117915533 gene encoding flagellar radial spoke protein 5 isoform X1: MAVTVHHVCSHLSSFHPVRTRLTTRPESRKFGANSVRCDGSIETQRVTVKNGNDSLDICRVLNGMWQTSGGWGRIDRNDAVEAMLRYADAGLSTFDMADHYGPAEDLYGIFINRVRRERPPEFVDKVRGLTKWVPPPVKMTSNFVRESINVSRKRMDVAALDMLQFHWWDYSNTGYLDALKHLTDLKEEGKIKTVALTNFDTERLQIILENEIPVVSNQVQHSIVDMRPQQKMAELCQLTGVKLITYGTVMGGLLSEKFLDTNIAIPFSAPPLNTPSLQKYKRMVDAWGGWSLFQTLLRTLKTVATKHGVSIPTVAVKYVLDQPAVAGSMVGVRLGLSEHINDSNAVFSLVLDEDDVNRIQEVLKKGKDLLRVIGDCGDEYRRA, encoded by the exons ATGGCGGTCACCGTACACCACGTCTGCTCCCATCTCAGCTCCTTCCATCCCGTCAGGACGCGGCTCACAACCCGCCCCGAGTCACGCAAATTCGGTGCCAACTCCGTTCGCTGCGATGGAAGCATCGAGACCCAGCGAGTTACGGTGAAGAACGGAAACGATTCCCTGGACATATGCCGAGTTCTCAACGGAATGTGGCAGACGAGTGGGGGTTGGGGCAGAATCGACCGGAACGACGCCGTTGAGGCCATGCTCCGCTACGCCGACGCCGGCCTCTCCACCTTCGACATGGCCGACCACT ATGGACCTGCTGAAGATCTTTATGGCATCTTCATCAACCGAGTCCGTCGAGAGCGCCCACCAGAGTTCGTGGATAAGGTCAGAGG TCTTACTAAATGGGTGCCTCCACCGGTTAAGATGACAAGTAACTTTGTCAGAGAAAGCATCAATGTTTCACGAAAGAGAATGGATGTGGCTGCCTTGGACATGCTTCAGTTTCATTG GTGGGATTACTCCAATACTGGCTACCTTGATGCTCTGAAACATCTTACAGATCTGAAAGAAGAAG GTAAAATCAAGACTGTTGCTTTGACAAATTTTGATACAGAAAGATTACAAATAATCCTGGAAAATGAGATTCCAGTAGTTAGCAATCag GTACAACATTCAATCGTTGACATGCGCCCCCAACAGAAAATGGCAGAGCTTTGTCAGCTTACGGGAGTTAAACTTATAAC GTATGGAACAGTAATGGGTGGCCTGTTATCTGAGAAGTTCCTAGACACCAACATAGCCATTCCCTTTTCTGCCCCTCCATTAAACACTCCTTCCCTCCAGAAGTACAAAAGG ATGGTTGATGCCTGGGGTGGATGGAGCCTCTTCCAAACTTTGCTTCGAACACTTAAAACTGTAGCTACTAAACATGGGGTCTCAATCCCAACTGTTGCTGTGAAATACGTACTAGATCAG CCAGCAGTGGCAGGATCAATGGTAGGCGTTAGACTTGGTCTATCAGAGCATATCAATGACTCCAATGCCGTGTTCTCCCTTGTCCTTGATGAAGATGATGTGAACAGAATCCAAGAAGTTTTAAAGAAAGGGAAAGATCTGCTAAGAGTAATTGGTGACTGTGGAGATGAATACAGGCGTGCATGA
- the LOC117915533 gene encoding flagellar radial spoke protein 5 isoform X2, translating to MAELLNCSFSQFTFNPIEIKTKRGTQVRKLSSRPFQCVLTEDNRAVLVKNGKDSLDICRIVNGMWQTSGGWGRIVPDDAVDAMLRYADAGFTTFDMADIYGPAEDLYGIFINRVRRERPPEFVDKVRGLTKWVPPPVKMTSNFVRESINVSRKRMDVAALDMLQFHWWDYSNTGYLDALKHLTDLKEEGKIKTVALTNFDTERLQIILENEIPVVSNQVQHSIVDMRPQQKMAELCQLTGVKLITYGTVMGGLLSEKFLDTNIAIPFSAPPLNTPSLQKYKRMVDAWGGWSLFQTLLRTLKTVATKHGVSIPTVAVKYVLDQPAVAGSMVGVRLGLSEHINDSNAVFSLVLDEDDVNRIQEVLKKGKDLLRVIGDCGDEYRRA from the exons ATGGCAGAGCTCTTAAACTGCTCCTTTAGCCAATTTACATTCAACCCAATTGAGATAAAGACCAAAAGAGGCACTCAAGTACGAAAACTCAGTTCAAGACCTTTTCAGTGTGTGCTAACTGAGGACAACAGAGCTGTACTGGTTAAGAATGGGAAAGATTCATTAGATATCTGCCGGATTGTTAATGGGATGTGGCAGACGAGTGGTGGGTGGGGCAGGATTGTTCCAGATGATGCAGTCGATGCCATGCTGCGATACGCTGATGCTGGTTTCACTACTTTTGACATGGCTGATATAT ATGGACCTGCTGAAGATCTTTATGGCATCTTCATCAACCGAGTCCGTCGAGAGCGCCCACCAGAGTTCGTGGATAAGGTCAGAGG TCTTACTAAATGGGTGCCTCCACCGGTTAAGATGACAAGTAACTTTGTCAGAGAAAGCATCAATGTTTCACGAAAGAGAATGGATGTGGCTGCCTTGGACATGCTTCAGTTTCATTG GTGGGATTACTCCAATACTGGCTACCTTGATGCTCTGAAACATCTTACAGATCTGAAAGAAGAAG GTAAAATCAAGACTGTTGCTTTGACAAATTTTGATACAGAAAGATTACAAATAATCCTGGAAAATGAGATTCCAGTAGTTAGCAATCag GTACAACATTCAATCGTTGACATGCGCCCCCAACAGAAAATGGCAGAGCTTTGTCAGCTTACGGGAGTTAAACTTATAAC GTATGGAACAGTAATGGGTGGCCTGTTATCTGAGAAGTTCCTAGACACCAACATAGCCATTCCCTTTTCTGCCCCTCCATTAAACACTCCTTCCCTCCAGAAGTACAAAAGG ATGGTTGATGCCTGGGGTGGATGGAGCCTCTTCCAAACTTTGCTTCGAACACTTAAAACTGTAGCTACTAAACATGGGGTCTCAATCCCAACTGTTGCTGTGAAATACGTACTAGATCAG CCAGCAGTGGCAGGATCAATGGTAGGCGTTAGACTTGGTCTATCAGAGCATATCAATGACTCCAATGCCGTGTTCTCCCTTGTCCTTGATGAAGATGATGTGAACAGAATCCAAGAAGTTTTAAAGAAAGGGAAAGATCTGCTAAGAGTAATTGGTGACTGTGGAGATGAATACAGGCGTGCATGA
- the LOC117916295 gene encoding pentatricopeptide repeat-containing protein At4g13650-like, giving the protein MYVNAGAMQEARKLFDEMPGRSLVTWTIIMSGYARHGPASEVLMMFWDMLCGSGGGLLRPDSFVFAVVLRACGMVECLSYGRGVHGLVVKQSSVVDSFVENALVSMYASCGALEDAAVVFGGIDKPDLVGWSSILSGYVKNGLEEEGLRIFCDMVSGGIEPDAFAFSMVLGACTNLECWDFGTQAHCYIIKMGFDSCLYLENSLMDFYAKCGDLEGMRRVFSHMSEKNLVSWNTFINGYVHNFHYLEALRIFQILMEEVSQCDDFSLLSILKAVTGLGHLDHGKEIHGYILRAGIETNRYVVSSLLDMYIGCIDHESLYPRVEVPLKLLNYLEGGGYDEFIMTSLLKWCSLESSLESGKMFHSLIIKLDLKSDSYVLSSLIDMYSKCGIWEAAKRVFTRVEQPDTAPWSALISGHSWNGCFAEALKLFRKMQFDGIEANEFTFTSVILACLALENLRKGKELHCKILRSGYESNFSVVNTLINLYSELWQHKQALKLCSMIPDSEISWNFLIRACLGAEDYEIIHKLLWRIQVSHGNLDPVSACDIFASCSSPVLLNVGTQAHAYMTKRGLISHPTISNSLIQMYSACGKIDEAVQAFNLMPEKDTCSWTSILSARVEHGHPSETLNLISQMRWKNKPADQSTFRSVLNACAQMGLVDEAFRLFFSMKEVYGIEPLEEHYSCMVEVLGRAGMFEEVLDFINGVPRFKLGPLIWRTLLSSSRIHGNMKVAQYAAEKLLELEPSDFSANLLLEQVLLTLGEWDNALKLKTKTKSMRASSSWIEIRNRIYEFASDENPAKEVSAKLAEIEGKMEELGYVADKNHLLHNAEEEEYDGVGLHHTEMKALAFGLISLPHGMPVRVVKNVRMCGDCHSACKFMSTFLERELVVKDPYSFHHFRDGKCSCRDTW; this is encoded by the coding sequence ATGTACGTCAATGCTGGAGCCATGCAAGAAGCACGTAAgctgtttgatgaaatgcctgGAAGGAGTCTTGTTACTTGGACCATAATCATGTCCGGGTATGCTCGGCATGGACCTGCTTCTGAAGTGTTGATGATGTTTTGGGACATGCTGTGTGGTTCGGGAGGTGGGTTGTTGCGGCCggattcttttgtttttgcagTTGTGTTGCGGGCTTGTGGTATGGTAGAGTGTTTGAGTTATGGGCGTGGAGTTCATGGGCTTGTTGTGAAACAGAGCAGTGTAGTTGACTCGTTTGTGGAGAATGCGTTGGTGAGTATGTATGCGAGCTGCGGTGCTCTTGAGGATGCTGCGGTTGTTTTTggtggaattgataagccagaTTTGGTGGGATGGAGTTCGATACTAAGTGGGTATGTGAAGAATGGGCTTGAGGAAGAAGGATTGAGGATTTTTTGTGATATGGTTTCAGGCGGCATTGAGCCAGATGCTTTTGCTTTTTCAATGGTTCTTGGGGCGTGCACAAATTTGGAATGCTGGGATTTTGGAACCCAAGCTCATTGCTACATAATCAAGATGGGTTTTGATTCTTGTTTGTATTTGGAGAACAGTCTGATGGATTTTTACGCAAAGTGTGGGGATTTGGAGGGAATGAGACGAGTTTTCAGTCACATGTCTGAGAAAAATTTGGTTTCTTGGAATACATTCATCAATGGTTATGTTCATAACTTCCATTACCTTGAAGCTCTTaggattttccaaattttgatgGAGGAAGTTTCCCAATGTGATGATTTCAGTTTGTTAAGTATTCTGAAAGCTGTTACTGGTCTAGGTCATCTGGATCATGGCAAAGAGATTCATGGATATATCCTAAGAGCTGGCATAGAAACAAACCGTTATGTAGTCAGTTCTCTTTTAGATATGTACATTGGGTGCATTGATCATGAGAGTTTGTATCCAAGAGTTGAGGTTCCTTTGAAGCTACTTAACTACTTAGAAGGGGGGGGATATGATGAATTTATTATGACAAGCTTGTTAAAGTGGTGCTCTTTGGAATCTAGTCTTGAAAGTGGAAAAATGTTCCACTCTCTGATAATAAAACTAGATTTGAAGTCTGATTCATATGTTTTGAGCTCACTGATTGACATGTACTCCAAATGTGGTATCTGGGAAGCAGCTAAAAGAGTATTTACAAGAGTAGAACAACCAGATACAGCTCCTTGGTCTGCCCTCATTTCCGGGCATTCTTGGAATGGATGCTTTGCAGAAGCACTGAAACTTTTCCGAAAAATGCAGTTTGATGGTATCGAAGCTAACGAATTCACTTTTACTTCTGTTATTCTAGCTTGTCTAGCTCTGGAGAATCTCAGAAAGGGAAAGGAACTCCACTGCAAGATATTGAGATCTGGTTATGAATCAAATTTTTCTGTTGTTAACACTCTCATTAACCTTTACTCAGAACTGTGGCAGCATAAACAAGCTCTCAAGCTCTGTTCTATGATTCCAGATTCTGAGATCTCTTGGAATTTCTTGATTCGAGCCTGCCTTGGGGCTGAAGACTATGAAATTATTCACAAACTCCTCTGGAGAATTCAAGTGTCTCATGGAAATCTTGACCCAGTCTCTGCTTGTGATATATTTGCTTCCTGCTCAAGTCCAGTGCTTCTGAACGTGGGAACACAAGCACATGCCTATATGACTAAAAGGGGTCTCATCTCACACCCTACAATCAGCAATTCTCTCATTCAAATGTATTCAGCGTGTGGAAAAATTGATGAGGCAGTTCAGGCATTTAACTTGATGCCTGAGAAGGACACTTGCTCTTGGACATCAATTCTTTCTGCAAGAGTTGAGCATGGCCATCCATCAGAAACTCTCAATCTAATCTCACAGATGAGATGGAAGAATAAACCAGCTGATCAAAGTACATTCCGCTCAGTCCTGAATGCCTGTGCACAAATGGGTCTTGTAGATGAAGCATTCCGATTGTTTTTCTCAATGAAAGAGGTCTATGGGATTGAGCCATTAGAAGAACATTATTCCTGCATGGTTGAAGTTCTTGGGCGAGCTGGAATGTTTGAAGAAGTTCTGGACTTCATCAATGGAGTTCCCAGGTTTAAATTAGGACCTTTAATTTGGAGAACACTTCTCTCATCCTCCCGTATTCATGGAAATATGAAGGTGGCACAATATGCTGCTGAGAAGCTTTTAGAGCTGGAACCAAGTGACTTCTCTGCCAATCTACTGCTCGAGCAGGTTCTTTTAACATTAGGCGAGTGGGACAATGCATTGAagctaaaaacaaaaactaaatcCATGAGAGCAAGTTCTAGCTGGATAGAAATAAGAAACAGAATCTATGAGTTTGCCTCAGACGAAAATCCAGCAAAAGAAGTCTCCGCCAAATTAGCAGAAATAGAAGGCAAAATGGAGGAATTGGGATATGTGGCAGATAAAAACCATTTGCTTCACAATGCTGAAGAGGAAGAATATGATGGAGTGGGTCTTCATCACACCGAGATGAAGGCTCTGGCCTTTGGCCTCATTTCGTTACCCCATGGAATGCCTGTACGGGTAGTTAAGAATGTTCGCATGTGTGGAGATTGCCATTCTGCTTGCAAGTTCATGTCAACCTTTCTAGAACGTGAACTGGTTGTCAAGGACCCTTACAGTTTTCACCATTTCAGAGATGGGAAGTGCAGCTGCAGAGATACTTGGTAG